Proteins encoded by one window of Pseudonocardia sp. HH130629-09:
- a CDS encoding dodecin domain-containing protein produces the protein MEHASCVVTEVVGTSDESVEAAIRDGMSRAGHALEWFEVTGVQSTVLGSTERFRVGLRVGLRARAA, from the coding sequence ATGGAACACGCGAGCTGCGTCGTCACCGAGGTCGTCGGGACCTCGGACGAGAGCGTCGAGGCTGCGATCCGGGACGGCATGAGCCGCGCCGGACACGCCCTCGAGTGGTTCGAGGTGACCGGGGTCCAGTCGACCGTCCTCGGCTCCACCGAGCGCTTCCGTGTCGGCCTGCGGGTCGGCCTGCGGGCCCGCGCGGCCTGA
- the phoU gene encoding phosphate signaling complex protein PhoU: MRDTYQEQLDELASGLADMCDDVARAMARATTALLEADLQLAEQVISEDVKIDDVRAAAEHRAFGLLALQAPVATDLRVVVAAIHGAGDIERMGDLALHVAQAARRRHPQSVLPDEVKSYFAEMGRVGVELAEKAGRVIRTRDLDAANELEADDDAVDDIHQHMFTVLMDRNWTHGVSAAVDVALLARFYERYADHAVAVARRIVYVVTGQMPGPLAV, from the coding sequence ATGCGCGACACCTATCAGGAGCAGCTGGACGAGCTGGCCTCCGGCCTGGCAGACATGTGCGACGACGTCGCACGTGCCATGGCGCGCGCCACGACCGCACTGCTCGAGGCCGATCTCCAGCTCGCCGAGCAGGTCATCTCCGAGGACGTCAAGATCGACGACGTCCGAGCCGCCGCAGAGCACCGGGCCTTCGGCCTGCTCGCGCTGCAGGCGCCGGTCGCGACCGACCTGCGGGTCGTCGTCGCCGCGATCCACGGTGCCGGTGACATCGAGCGCATGGGTGACCTCGCCCTGCACGTCGCCCAGGCCGCCCGTCGCAGGCACCCGCAGTCCGTGCTGCCCGACGAGGTGAAGTCCTACTTCGCCGAGATGGGCCGGGTCGGCGTCGAGCTCGCGGAGAAGGCCGGGCGGGTCATCCGCACCCGTGACCTCGACGCAGCGAACGAGCTCGAGGCCGACGACGACGCCGTCGACGACATCCACCAGCACATGTTCACCGTGCTGATGGACCGCAACTGGACCCACGGGGTGTCCGCCGCGGTCGACGTCGCGCTCCTCGCGCGGTTCTACGAGCGGTACGCCGACCACGCCGTCGCCGTCGCTCGCCGGATCGTGTACGTCGTCACCGGCCAGATGCCCGGTCCGCTCGCCGTCTGA